TATCGCCGTGTGGCACGCCGGGGGTTTGAACGAGGTGCTGGCCCGAGCCTACCGCCGGGGAGCGGACCTGGTGATGCTCGAGGCGTATGTCGGGGGGAAGAAGGGTTTTGAAAAGCTCTTTTCCCAGAAGGTTGAGGCGGCACGCAGGTTCGGCATAGTGAGCAAAACGATCCTCGCCCTGGGGATCAACGACAGGGCTGAGGAGAGATACAGGAGACAGTGGGGGGAGTGGGCTAACAGCGAGGAGGAGCTGGAGACGCAGGTGCGGTGGATCAGGGAGAACGCCCCCGACATGCCTGGAGTGGCGTTTTTTGCCTCCTCGGCCAGTAGGAGGTTAGTGCTTTTCGCCGATAAACTTTGTGGCGATGACCTCCGCGAAACGAGGTCGGACGACGAAAGGGGGTATTGAGGTGCTGATTGACGTGAACGCCTACCTCGGGCACTTCGCCTTCAGGCGGCTGAGACACAACACCGCCGACGGGCTTCTCAAGCTCATGGACAGACACGGCATAGACAAAGCGATCGTCTCGAGCGCCAGCGCCATCACCTATCGAAACGCCCAATCGGGAAACGAGGAGCTTTTCGAGGAGGTGAAAGGTCATACCGATCGTCTGATACCGTTCGCCGTCATAAATCCCACCTATTCGGATTGGCTCCACGACCTGAGGATATGTCACGACGATTTCGGGATGCGAGGGGTGCGGATGTATCCCAGATGGCACGGATATTCGCTCCGGGACGGAGGTGCACGTGAGCTGGTTCACGCCGCAACGGAGCTTCACATGATCGTCTCCATACCGGTTCGCGTCGAGGACCCACGTCAGAGACACTGGCTCCTTGATGTGCCGCTCGATGAGATCGCCGGCCTGATACGGGCATATCCCGAGGCGAGATTCATGATACTCGAGGGCATCAGATTCACGAGCAGCCTGCTCGGCCGAAAGGGAGGCGATCTACCCGGCAGTTACCTGATCGAGATATCCCGCCTGACCACCCTATTGCATGCTGAGATGCGCCAGTTGATCGAGAACGTCGGGGTTGAACGGCTAGCTTTCGGCACGGGGATGCCCTTCAAATATCCTGCCCCTGCCCTGTTGAAGATCGAGGTACTCGATACTGACGAGGACGAGAAGGAAGCGATACGGTGGAGAAATGCCGCCGAAATGCTTGAATGGAGCGGCGTAACGCTATAAGCAGCTACAGTATCAGATTCCCGGAGTTAATTTGCGGGTGGGCGGCAATCCGCTGCCGTGATAAGGAGGAGAACGATGAACACACCGGATTTCTATAAGACTGATCTGAAATCCCTGGAGAAACGGCTGGCGAATCTGAAAAAGGGCGGAAGAAAACAGATCGGCCTTTCGGCGGGGAAAAGACCGATTTATGCCGTTTTCTACGGCGAGAAGGAACCGATAGAGAGAACGGCCAATCTATCGTCCGCTCTTGCGGCTCAGAAACCTGAGGCGTTCTTCGGAAAGAAACGCCGAAAGCAGGTTCTCATGATAATCTCCGCCGTGCATGGAGCGGAGATGGAAAGTATCGCCGGGGTGATGAACTTATTGAGCGTGCTGGAGACAGGAAAGGACCTGAAAGGACAGGCATGGCCCGAGCTAAAAGCCGCCGCGGATCGTCTGAGGCTGGTCATCGTTCCCTGTCTCAATCCGGACGGCAGGGCGCGTATTCCATCTGATGATCCGACGAGGTGGACGGAAGCGGAGCGGGAGAAGTACCGACATGGGCTCTATTTGGATGGAAGCCCCATCGGCTGGCCGGCCTGCAAGGTACCTCATCCTCGCGATCCGATGCAACATGCTTTTCTGGGCGGATATTTCAACGATGCGGGAGTCAATCCCCTTCACGGCGTTTTCCTTCCGCCAGAGATAGCTCCCGAAACACATGCAGCCCTCGCCTTGGCGTTAGAGGAGACGCCAGATTGTGTGTTAGATTTACATTCCTGCGGGTCGGGTCCCTTCTTTATAGTTGGAGATGTCGCCCTGCCGGAAAGTTACAACCGACGGCAGTATTATATCGATGGTTTTTGCCGACGGCTTCTTCAAGAGAGGTTGGGCATTCATCGGCCATGGATGGTGCAGGGGAAGGAGGGAGCGCTGACTTTGAACAGCACCTACTATCACCTATGCGGCGCATTACCGTTGATCTTCGAGGGAGCGCATGGAGCACATGAGGGTAATCGTTACACACACGGACAAATTGTGGATATGTATTTAACCATATTTGAGGGTCTGATGATAGTGGGAAGTAGAGAAGGGTTTAAACCGCACCGATGATGGAGGGATGGAGTGAAGGATATAAAGTTATGGTATGGGCACGTCATGATTGAACCGAACACGCCTGTTGTGGCAGGAAGTCATGGCACATGGCGACTCACATACATCGCCGGTAGATACGGCATAGACAACAGCGGGGCGATCATTATGCCGGAGATGCTATCGTTCGCCATAGCCATACTGTTGAGATATATGACGGGATATGAGGAGGGGAAAGGGGTGGATACCAGAGGGAACGAGGTGGAGGGAATGCTGGGGGTGGACGAGAAAGGGGAGACCTATTACATCGATGACCCCAGAGCCGATAGGATATCAAGGAGGCTGAGGATGAACCTCTCCAGGGACGAATCGGAGCCGATACTCGATGAGATCCTGGCCGACGAGGGGATGTTCAGGCGTAACCTTCTTGAAATGCCCGAATTGGCGAGCACGATAAAGGGGTATTATCATCGCATAAAAGAGAGAGGGCTTGAATCGACGATTAAGGAAAAAATTTTTCCCTGTCTTTCCTCATAGCGCTTTCCTTACAGTTAAGAATCCCTCTTGCTGAGGAGCTCTTCAGCTCCTCTTCCAGCCTGTTGTGATCCGGCTTCACGGGGAATCCTATCTCCTTCAAGATATCAACGATACAGCAGGGCTTGATGGAGTTCGATGTATGGGAAGCCATCCCTTTCATTTTCCATCTAACCGAGCACGAAGGGGTTGACGAATTTTTCCGATCCCATAATCGGAAGATCCCGTCTTATATATTGCAAAGTCCGAGAGAGGATTTCGCCGATGGCCGAGAGTAACAGGTTCGAACAGCTCTACAGGAAACATGTGGATGGAATCTTCAGATTTATCAGACAGATGATGGGAAATGAGGATGACGCCGAGGAGCTCACGGCGGAGACGTTCTTCAGGGCGTACCGATCGTTCTCAAAATTGAGGGATGCGGGCAAAGCGAAAGCGTGGCTCTACCGCATTGCCTATAACCTCTGTATGGATGAATTGGAGAAACGTAGGAAGCTATCGGTTGTCCCCCTGGAAGATGAACCGGCGATCGGGTATATCTCAGCAGGTGATCCCTCTCCATCGGCGATCCTTGAGCGAAAAGAGATCGCGATCTGGGTGAGAGATATCCTCTCTCGGCTTTCACACGATTATCAGACCGCCCTCATCCTCGGAGAGGTTGAGGGGTTGAGCAACAGGGAGATAGCAAAGGTCATGGGAAGAACTCCTATAGCCGTCAAATCCCTGAGACAACGTGCGCGAAACGCCTTTAAAAGGGAGGCGATGAAATCCCTGAAAAGGCTCGGTTTAAACCTCGATGATCTCTTAAAATAACGAAACATAAGGAGGTTTTAACGATGCAGGCGAAATGCAAAACGGAACTTCTCCTCAAATACCTTCAGATAGCCAACATCAATAACCCGGAACAGAAGCTCTATTTGGAGGGCACCGATGAACATCTCGTTCTGGAGACACAATTCGACGGGATGACGATTAAAACCAAAATTCCGGCGGATGTCCGCGAAAAGGGCAGAATTACGGTCTTCGCCCCTTTGGAAACGCTTAAGGGGATTTTAAGCGATATCGACCAGCCCGAAGTGACACTGAATTTCGATGGGGAAAGCAG
The genomic region above belongs to Candidatus Poribacteria bacterium and contains:
- a CDS encoding amidohydrolase family protein — encoded protein: MLIDVNAYLGHFAFRRLRHNTADGLLKLMDRHGIDKAIVSSASAITYRNAQSGNEELFEEVKGHTDRLIPFAVINPTYSDWLHDLRICHDDFGMRGVRMYPRWHGYSLRDGGARELVHAATELHMIVSIPVRVEDPRQRHWLLDVPLDEIAGLIRAYPEARFMILEGIRFTSSLLGRKGGDLPGSYLIEISRLTTLLHAEMRQLIENVGVERLAFGTGMPFKYPAPALLKIEVLDTDEDEKEAIRWRNAAEMLEWSGVTL
- a CDS encoding RNA polymerase sigma factor; translated protein: MAESNRFEQLYRKHVDGIFRFIRQMMGNEDDAEELTAETFFRAYRSFSKLRDAGKAKAWLYRIAYNLCMDELEKRRKLSVVPLEDEPAIGYISAGDPSPSAILERKEIAIWVRDILSRLSHDYQTALILGEVEGLSNREIAKVMGRTPIAVKSLRQRARNAFKREAMKSLKRLGLNLDDLLK